A portion of the Adhaeribacter radiodurans genome contains these proteins:
- a CDS encoding lactonase family protein: MTLTTTSRRNFLKTTSLGLASLPMFLQACASGKAAAKASSYFVYVGTYAKPDQDSIFGYRLNTDTGELTRLLAVKGGENPSFLTLDSKKRFLYAVNEIGNYNNAKSGAVSAFSVDPGTGQLTLLNQQASEGSSPCYISLDKTEKVALAANYGGGNVIALPIQDNGSLKKAVGNEQHQGSSISNRQSGPHAHCIIPDPKNNFIFAVDLGLDQVLGYRLDPKSAKLTRAAQPAFQTKPGAGPRHLTFHPNGQFAFLICELNSTVIALTYNASQGTFSEIQALSTLPTDFTGESYCADVHVSPDGKFLYGSNRGHNSIAVFSINPTNGQLTLVQHVSTQGNWPRNFAIDPSGKILIAANERSDDIFTYRIDSGTGQLTPTGFSAQVPKPVCVQIVADFNGKKS; encoded by the coding sequence ATGACTCTTACAACTACTTCGCGCCGTAATTTTTTAAAAACAACCAGTTTAGGCTTAGCTAGTCTGCCAATGTTTTTACAGGCCTGCGCCAGCGGGAAAGCTGCTGCCAAAGCTTCTTCTTATTTTGTATACGTTGGTACTTACGCCAAACCCGACCAAGACAGCATTTTTGGTTATCGGTTAAATACCGATACCGGCGAACTAACGCGTTTACTAGCCGTAAAGGGAGGCGAAAACCCCTCGTTCCTGACTTTAGATTCGAAAAAAAGATTCCTGTACGCGGTAAATGAAATTGGTAATTATAATAATGCCAAGAGTGGCGCGGTAAGTGCCTTCTCGGTAGATCCCGGAACCGGACAATTGACTTTATTAAACCAGCAAGCTTCGGAAGGTTCGTCGCCGTGTTATATTTCTTTAGATAAAACCGAAAAAGTAGCTCTTGCGGCTAATTATGGTGGTGGTAATGTAATTGCCCTACCAATCCAGGACAATGGTTCCTTAAAAAAGGCGGTCGGGAATGAGCAACACCAAGGAAGCAGCATATCTAATCGGCAATCTGGCCCGCACGCGCACTGCATTATTCCCGATCCTAAAAACAACTTTATTTTTGCAGTAGATTTAGGTTTAGATCAGGTACTGGGTTATCGTTTGGATCCTAAATCGGCCAAACTTACCCGGGCTGCCCAACCTGCTTTTCAAACCAAGCCGGGTGCGGGTCCGCGCCACCTTACCTTTCACCCGAACGGCCAATTTGCTTTCTTGATCTGCGAACTTAACTCCACCGTAATTGCTCTGACCTACAATGCCAGCCAAGGTACTTTTTCAGAGATTCAAGCGCTCTCTACTTTACCCACTGATTTTACCGGCGAAAGTTACTGTGCCGATGTACACGTTTCGCCGGATGGTAAGTTTCTTTACGGTTCTAACCGGGGCCATAATAGCATAGCCGTATTTAGTATTAACCCAACTAATGGCCAACTAACACTGGTGCAGCATGTAAGCACCCAAGGTAATTGGCCCCGTAATTTTGCTATTGATCCATCGGGCAAAATTTTAATAGCCGCTAATGAGCGTTCTGACGATATTTTTACTTATCGCATTGATTCAGGTACCGGTCAGCTAACCCCTACTGGTTTTTCGGCCCAAGTACCCAAGCCAGTGTGTGTGCAGATAGTTGCGGATTTTAATGGTAAAAAAAGCTAA
- a CDS encoding SDR family oxidoreductase, giving the protein MRTDLMLKENALKGNTIIITGGGTGLGKSMAQVFLQLGAQVVITSRKLEVLEQTAAELHERTGGIIVPIACDVRDYQAVETMLQTAREKLGTINVLINNAAGNFISPTERLSPKAFDVVTDIVLKGSYNTTLALGKLWIAEQQPGTILNIVTTYASTGSGYVVPSACAKAGVLALTRSLAVEWAKYDIRSNAIAPGPFPTEGAFSRLFPPNLVDIVDPVKRVPVKRLGEPLELANLAAYLVSDYASFINGEVVTIDGGEWLKGAGEFNHFDEIPSELWDSLEQQRRKKE; this is encoded by the coding sequence GGGTTTAGGTAAATCTATGGCGCAGGTATTTTTGCAGTTGGGAGCCCAAGTAGTAATTACCAGTCGTAAGTTGGAGGTGCTGGAACAAACAGCAGCCGAATTGCACGAACGTACAGGTGGCATTATTGTACCAATTGCCTGCGATGTACGCGATTACCAAGCCGTGGAAACCATGCTGCAAACGGCTAGGGAAAAATTAGGTACCATAAACGTTTTAATTAATAATGCCGCCGGTAATTTCATTAGTCCCACCGAACGACTCAGTCCCAAAGCCTTCGACGTAGTAACTGATATTGTTTTAAAAGGCAGCTATAACACGACTTTAGCTTTAGGAAAGCTTTGGATTGCCGAGCAACAGCCGGGTACTATTTTAAACATTGTTACTACCTATGCCTCGACGGGTTCCGGGTACGTAGTACCCTCGGCCTGCGCCAAAGCTGGTGTACTGGCTCTTACCCGTTCGTTAGCGGTAGAATGGGCTAAATACGATATTCGTTCCAACGCCATTGCCCCGGGACCTTTCCCGACGGAAGGTGCTTTTAGCCGCCTTTTTCCGCCAAATCTGGTTGATATAGTGGATCCGGTAAAGCGCGTTCCGGTGAAACGATTAGGTGAACCCCTTGAACTAGCCAACCTCGCCGCTTACCTGGTTTCCGATTATGCCTCTTTTATAAACGGCGAAGTTGTTACCATAGACGGCGGCGAATGGCTCAAAGGAGCCGGTGAATTCAATCATTTCGACGAGATACCCTCAGAACTTTGGGATTCCCTGGAACAGCAACGCCGGAAGAAAGAATAA